One window of the Mycobacterium xenopi genome contains the following:
- a CDS encoding NAD-dependent epimerase/dehydratase family protein → MVRRSTGPVPRVGSGNSAHVEGCHRHNACLYLRAARAAARQSGQHPLTLGLRIAALRRLCRIFDLAEDSRDSGLDFGRQANFRFVRGDVTDPAALETALMPRVNTVFHLAAVVGVENYLYDPLRIFDVNVTGTRNFLALSPRHGARVVMASTSEVFGRNPNAVAEDGDCVLGSTRPARWSYSTSKAIAEHLAFAMYTTYGLPVTVVRYFNVYGSRQHDRDNGGRSCRTCNQDCKSRRSVAGRKPLIPQPIMWPV, encoded by the coding sequence GTGGTTCGTCGATCAACTGGGCCGGTCCCTCGGGTTGGATCTGGCAATTCCGCGCACGTCGAGGGCTGTCATCGACACAATGCCTGCCTATACCTACGAGCTGCTCGAGCAGCTGCTCGCCAATCAGGGCAACATCCGCTCACACTTGGTCTCCGCATTGCTGCGCTGCGGCGACTCTGCCGAATTTTCGACCTTGCCGAGGACTCCCGAGACAGCGGGCTTGACTTCGGCCGCCAGGCCAACTTCCGGTTCGTGCGCGGCGATGTCACTGATCCGGCAGCGCTCGAAACAGCGCTCATGCCGAGAGTCAACACCGTTTTCCACCTGGCCGCAGTCGTGGGTGTCGAGAACTATCTCTACGATCCCCTCCGTATTTTCGACGTCAACGTGACCGGCACGCGCAACTTCCTCGCGTTAAGCCCTCGGCACGGAGCACGAGTGGTGATGGCCAGCACGTCCGAAGTGTTTGGGAGGAACCCGAACGCCGTCGCCGAGGACGGCGATTGCGTCCTGGGTTCCACAAGGCCCGCGCGATGGAGTTACAGCACCAGCAAGGCTATCGCCGAGCATCTCGCATTCGCGATGTACACGACCTACGGCCTGCCGGTGACAGTGGTGCGTTACTTCAACGTCTACGGCTCGCGGCAGCATGACCGAGACAACGGTGGGAGGAGCTGTCGCACTTGCAATCAAGATTGCAAAAGTCGACGGAGTGTCGCAGGCCGAAAACCGTTGATACCGCAGCCCATTATGTGGCCTGTATAA
- a CDS encoding glycosyltransferase, producing the protein MKFVLASYGSRGDVEPCVAVGRELLRRGHEVHMAVPPDLIGFAESAGPAAVAFGPDVQPILHAHRDFWTYFFGNFWRIGDLIRLRREIAAPVIDRWEEICTTLASLADGADMLVSGLNFEQSAANVADYYDIPLATLHIFPVRANGQFLRLVPSWVGRSAMRLFWWLSWRLAKNVDDAQRGALGLPKATGPLPRRMNERGWLEIQAYDEVCFPGLGAEWAKFDGRRPFVGALTMELPTEADEEVASWIAAGTPPIYFGFGSVPVESPADTLGMISAACAQLGERALVCTGGSDFSGVPHFEHVKLVGAVNLAAVFPACRAVVHHGGTGTTATGLRAGVPTLILPTDIDQTLWGSRVKRLKVGTARRFSSTSQKSLVADLRRILAPDYVARAREIAARMTSSSESIAAAADVVEDFASRPRGRKSRYGGPHGLRGADKH; encoded by the coding sequence ATGAAATTTGTGCTGGCATCCTACGGAAGTCGCGGCGACGTCGAGCCATGCGTCGCTGTCGGCCGCGAGTTGTTGCGGCGCGGGCACGAAGTGCACATGGCCGTCCCACCCGACCTGATTGGCTTCGCCGAGTCAGCTGGGCCTGCGGCCGTCGCTTTCGGACCGGACGTGCAGCCCATCCTGCATGCGCACCGCGACTTCTGGACGTACTTTTTCGGGAATTTCTGGAGGATCGGGGACCTGATCAGGTTGCGACGCGAAATTGCGGCGCCCGTCATCGATCGCTGGGAAGAGATCTGCACGACGCTGGCGTCGCTGGCCGATGGGGCCGACATGCTAGTCAGCGGACTGAATTTCGAGCAGTCCGCTGCCAACGTCGCCGACTATTACGACATTCCGTTGGCCACCCTGCACATCTTTCCGGTACGCGCCAACGGGCAGTTCCTGCGATTGGTGCCGTCATGGGTGGGCCGTTCCGCGATGAGGCTGTTCTGGTGGCTGTCTTGGCGGTTGGCGAAGAACGTCGACGATGCGCAGCGCGGTGCACTGGGCCTGCCGAAGGCAACGGGTCCCTTGCCGCGGCGGATGAATGAACGCGGCTGGCTGGAAATCCAGGCCTATGACGAGGTTTGCTTTCCGGGGCTGGGTGCCGAATGGGCGAAATTCGATGGTCGGCGGCCCTTCGTCGGTGCGCTGACGATGGAGTTGCCGACGGAGGCCGACGAGGAGGTCGCGTCCTGGATTGCGGCGGGAACACCGCCGATTTACTTCGGCTTCGGCAGCGTCCCGGTCGAATCTCCGGCCGACACGCTAGGCATGATCAGCGCGGCGTGCGCACAGCTGGGTGAGCGGGCGCTGGTATGCACCGGCGGGAGTGACTTCAGCGGCGTCCCGCATTTCGAGCACGTCAAGTTGGTGGGCGCGGTGAATCTCGCGGCCGTGTTTCCGGCCTGCCGCGCGGTCGTGCACCACGGCGGCACGGGCACCACCGCTACCGGCCTGCGCGCAGGAGTCCCTACGCTGATCCTTCCGACAGACATCGACCAGACACTGTGGGGAAGTCGGGTCAAACGACTGAAAGTGGGTACCGCCAGGCGCTTTTCAAGCACGAGCCAGAAATCGTTAGTCGCGGACCTGCGCCGAATCCTGGCTCCAGATTACGTCGCACGGGCCCGCGAGATCGCCGCCCGGATGACCAGCTCCAGCGAAAGCATTGCGGCCGCAGCCGACGTCGTGGAAGACTTCGCCAGCCGTCCTCGAGGGCGGAAATCTCGCTATGGGGGTCCACATGGGCTCCGAGGCGCCGACAAACATTGA
- a CDS encoding glycosyltransferase, with translation MKSVLAFYGTRGDVEPGVTVGRELLRRGHDVRVAVPPDLVGFAESAGLAAVAYGPDARRWQDAHREFLTRLFSTPWRVGDVRRLWREDRELLAQCWQETSATLRSLADGADLVVTSVIGEDSAANVAEYYDIPLATLHAFPLRPNGQLVASLPAPLARSAMLLSEWLGRPVTKKLEDAQRRELGLAKVTGLSSRRITERGSLEIQAYDEICFPGLAAEWAKFDGRRPFVGALTMELPTEADDEVASWIAAGTPPIFFGFGSTPAQSPADTLAMIGAACAQLGERALVCAAGTDFSGAPHFEHVKVVSAMNYAAVFPACRAVVHHGGTGTTAAGLRAGVPTLILSTWGDQALWGTQVKRLKVGTARRFSNTTQGSLVADLRRILEPEYVARAREISARMTKPANSASYAADLVENFARRRVG, from the coding sequence ATGAAGTCTGTGCTGGCGTTCTATGGAACTCGTGGCGATGTCGAGCCGGGCGTTACTGTCGGCCGGGAGTTGCTGCGCCGCGGGCACGACGTGCGTGTAGCCGTTCCACCGGACCTGGTCGGCTTCGCCGAGTCAGCAGGTCTTGCGGCGGTCGCCTACGGTCCGGATGCGCGGCGGTGGCAGGACGCGCACCGCGAGTTCTTGACTCGTTTATTCAGCACTCCCTGGCGGGTCGGCGACGTGAGGAGGTTGTGGCGCGAAGATCGAGAGCTGCTTGCCCAGTGCTGGCAGGAAACCAGCGCGACGCTGAGGTCGCTGGCCGATGGGGCCGACTTGGTGGTCACCAGCGTAATCGGCGAAGATTCCGCTGCTAATGTCGCTGAGTATTACGACATTCCGTTAGCCACGCTGCACGCCTTTCCGTTGCGGCCCAATGGGCAGCTCGTTGCGAGCCTACCGGCGCCGTTGGCGCGCTCCGCAATGCTTTTGTCAGAGTGGCTGGGTCGGCCTGTGACGAAGAAGCTCGAGGACGCTCAGCGACGTGAATTAGGCCTGGCGAAAGTCACAGGCCTCTCGTCGCGGCGCATTACCGAACGGGGATCGCTGGAAATCCAGGCCTACGACGAGATTTGCTTTCCCGGACTGGCTGCCGAATGGGCGAAATTCGATGGTCGGCGGCCCTTCGTCGGCGCGCTGACGATGGAGTTGCCGACGGAGGCAGATGACGAGGTGGCGTCGTGGATTGCGGCAGGAACACCGCCGATCTTCTTCGGCTTCGGTAGCACGCCGGCCCAGTCTCCCGCCGACACGCTGGCCATGATCGGCGCGGCTTGCGCACAGTTGGGGGAGCGAGCGCTGGTATGTGCCGCCGGGACGGACTTCAGCGGCGCCCCCCACTTCGAACATGTCAAGGTGGTGTCCGCGATGAATTATGCGGCCGTCTTTCCTGCCTGCCGTGCGGTGGTGCACCACGGCGGCACGGGCACCACCGCCGCGGGCCTGCGTGCTGGAGTCCCCACGTTGATCCTTTCGACATGGGGCGATCAAGCACTTTGGGGCACTCAGGTCAAACGCCTGAAAGTTGGTACCGCCCGCCGCTTTTCAAACACGACACAGGGATCGTTGGTTGCGGATCTGCGCCGGATCCTGGAGCCGGAATACGTTGCCCGGGCGCGTGAAATTTCCGCGCGGATGACCAAGCCCGCGAACAGCGCCAGTTACGCTGCGGACCTCGTGGAAAATTTCGCCCGCAGGCGTGTCGGCTGA
- a CDS encoding GMC family oxidoreductase: MGGGTLGYSLARSGRKVLFLEKGRSTLPGVPGTIRSSFPELAEPRAGRSPAAYYDALARAGRSIDEIEDISWRLPRRFLPLIGSGTGGSSAIYGMVCERFFVRDFTPRQNFRTPGDSTVPEAWPLSYEQLSPWYAAAEKLLGVRGQPDPLRPEAAAVDLPPAPPFSTDNQVLVDYLVGRGLHPYHLPMACDYTEGCLTCTGYLCHRSCKRDAARNFLMPAVVEHGAQLLTECRVVCLDADRTRVQRVICEHRSGMLALRAKVVVLAAGALVTPVLLLSSRSGDWPQGLANGSGWVGRNLMRHLLDLVEIWPQADSKITEPSKQIGLTDFYFWEGQKYGTVQSMGSVPPIEYFTNHPGWPFKVMRWMSPAARPIYERFSGGLVLAAIMEDLPYLDNRVLPSDRPSVDGRQRMRIQYRLHPNEVERRAVFLRQLKQVFEPFRKITIGAAKGNGHLAHVCGTCRFGTDPKSSVLDPQNRAHEVDNLYVVDGSFFPSSAGLNPGLTIAANALRVAAHLNHVHFAT; this comes from the coding sequence ATGGGCGGGGGGACGCTGGGCTATTCGCTGGCTCGGTCAGGCCGCAAAGTGCTCTTTCTCGAAAAGGGGCGCTCGACCCTGCCCGGTGTGCCAGGGACGATTCGCTCTTCGTTCCCGGAGCTGGCCGAACCGCGAGCGGGTCGTTCCCCAGCGGCGTACTACGACGCTTTGGCCCGGGCCGGGCGCTCAATCGACGAGATCGAAGACATCAGCTGGCGCCTTCCGCGGCGGTTTCTGCCGTTGATCGGCAGTGGGACAGGCGGGTCGTCGGCGATCTACGGCATGGTCTGCGAGCGGTTTTTTGTTCGCGACTTCACTCCCCGGCAGAATTTCCGCACCCCCGGGGATTCCACTGTGCCGGAGGCGTGGCCGCTTAGTTACGAGCAACTGAGCCCGTGGTACGCAGCGGCTGAGAAGCTGCTGGGGGTCCGTGGCCAGCCAGATCCGCTGCGGCCGGAAGCGGCTGCCGTCGATTTGCCTCCGGCGCCGCCGTTCTCTACGGACAATCAGGTACTGGTCGACTATCTGGTAGGTCGGGGGCTGCATCCGTACCACTTGCCGATGGCCTGTGATTACACCGAAGGCTGCCTCACCTGTACGGGCTATCTCTGCCACCGATCGTGCAAACGCGACGCGGCTCGCAACTTCCTGATGCCCGCCGTTGTCGAGCATGGCGCCCAGCTGCTGACGGAATGCCGGGTGGTGTGCCTGGACGCAGACCGCACCCGGGTCCAGCGGGTGATCTGCGAGCATCGCTCCGGCATGCTGGCTCTGAGGGCCAAGGTGGTGGTGCTGGCGGCCGGTGCGCTGGTCACCCCAGTGTTGTTGCTCAGTTCCCGATCAGGTGACTGGCCGCAAGGATTGGCCAACGGCTCGGGCTGGGTGGGCCGCAACCTGATGCGTCATCTGCTCGACCTGGTTGAGATCTGGCCCCAAGCCGACTCGAAGATCACGGAACCGAGTAAGCAGATCGGACTGACTGACTTCTATTTCTGGGAAGGGCAGAAATACGGGACAGTGCAGTCAATGGGCTCAGTGCCGCCGATAGAGTATTTCACCAACCACCCCGGCTGGCCGTTCAAGGTGATGCGGTGGATGAGCCCCGCGGCGCGTCCCATCTACGAACGGTTCAGCGGCGGACTCGTGCTGGCTGCGATCATGGAAGACCTGCCCTATCTGGACAACCGCGTCCTCCCATCCGATCGGCCGAGCGTGGACGGGCGTCAGCGCATGCGAATTCAATATCGATTGCACCCCAACGAAGTTGAGCGCCGCGCCGTGTTTCTCCGGCAGTTGAAGCAGGTGTTCGAGCCGTTCCGCAAGATCACTATCGGAGCCGCCAAAGGCAATGGCCACCTGGCCCACGTCTGCGGCACGTGTCGTTTCGGTACGGACCCGAAATCCAGTGTGCTGGATCCACAAAACCGGGCACACGAAGTGGACAACCTCTACGTGGTGGACGGCTCATTCTTTCCGTCCAGCGCCGGTCTGAATCCCGGTCTGACCATCGCAGCCAACGCCTTACGAGTGGCGGCGCACCTGAACCACGTGCATTTTGCCACCTGA